One genomic region from Epinephelus fuscoguttatus linkage group LG6, E.fuscoguttatus.final_Chr_v1 encodes:
- the rnf181 gene encoding E3 ubiquitin-protein ligase RNF181: MASYFDEHDCEPTNPEEQYRQNALLELARSLMQGLDLLDSGAFDLSDWDQRLPPPAAKTAVQTLTVVIISPEQADKGLKCPVCLLEFEEQETVREMPCKHLFHSGCILPWLGKTNSCPLCRLELPTDNPEYEEFKKDKERRRQREHRLEDLHGSMYT, from the exons ATGGCATCTTACTTTGATGAACACGACTGTGAGCCCACCAACCCTGAGGAACAGTATCGCCAGAATGCACTTCTTGAATTGGCCAG GTCTTTAATGCAGGGCTTGGACTTACTTGACTCAGGGGCGTTTGACTTGTCAGACTGGGACCAGcgtcttcctcctccagctgccaAAACTGCTGTTCAGACCCTTACCGTGGTCATCATTTCTCCAGAGCAAGCAG acaaaGGTCTCAAGTGTCCCGTGTGTTTGCTGGAGTTCGAGGAACAAGAGACGGTTCGAGAAATGCCCTGCAAACACCTTTTCCACTCAGGATGTATACTGCCCTGGCTGGGCAAG ACTAACTCCTGTCCACTCTGCCGACTTGAATTACCGACCGACAATCCAGAGTATGAGGAGTTTAAAAAAGACAAG gagagaagaagacagagagagcacagGCTGGAAGACCTACATGGATCCATGTACACATGA